In Aequorivita sp. H23M31, a single window of DNA contains:
- a CDS encoding UDP-2,3-diacylglucosamine diphosphatase — protein MQIPQDKKIYFSSDNHLGAPTMVESMPREKIFVKWLDTIKDDAHTIFLLGDLFDFWFEYRTVVPKGFVRTLGKLAELRDSGIQIYFFVGNHDLWMNDYFETELNIPVFHKPMEFVFNEKTFFIGHGDGKGPGDKGYKRMKKVFINPVSKWFFRWLHPDIGVRVAQHLSVKNKLISGDDDKEFLGEEKEWLAQYSKRKLENKHYDFFVFGHRHLPMEIKIADNSTYFNLGDWINHFTYGVFDGEKFELKEFTSR, from the coding sequence ATGCAAATCCCACAAGATAAAAAAATCTACTTCTCCAGTGACAATCATTTGGGAGCTCCTACAATGGTGGAAAGCATGCCGCGAGAAAAAATTTTCGTGAAATGGTTGGATACCATAAAGGATGATGCCCACACCATTTTCTTACTCGGGGATCTTTTTGATTTTTGGTTTGAATATAGAACCGTTGTTCCCAAAGGATTTGTAAGAACTCTGGGCAAATTGGCGGAACTCCGGGATAGCGGAATCCAAATTTATTTTTTCGTAGGTAACCACGATCTGTGGATGAACGATTATTTTGAAACCGAACTCAATATTCCGGTTTTTCATAAGCCCATGGAATTTGTTTTTAACGAAAAAACCTTCTTTATAGGTCACGGCGACGGAAAAGGTCCGGGGGATAAGGGTTACAAAAGGATGAAAAAAGTTTTTATAAATCCGGTGTCAAAATGGTTTTTCCGATGGCTGCATCCAGATATTGGAGTGCGTGTAGCGCAACATCTTTCGGTAAAAAACAAATTGATTTCAGGGGATGATGATAAGGAATTTTTAGGGGAAGAAAAAGAATGGTTAGCGCAGTATTCCAAAAGAAAGCTGGAAAATAAACATTACGACTTTTTTGTGTTTGGCCACCGCCATTTACCCATGGAAATAAAAATTGCTGACAATTCAACCTATTTTAATCTGGGCGACTGGATAAACCATTTTACCTATGGGGTTTTTGATGGAGAGAAATTTGAGCTGAAAGAGTTTACTTCTCGTTGA
- a CDS encoding DUF423 domain-containing protein translates to MRILDRNITATGAFITAATIAIGGFGAHGLKQLIDGSSLVTFEVGVRYQMYHGLAIVILGFAPWLSEKLKKAVFWFFIIGIVFFSGSIFLLSLNSILPFDATKIGFITPIGGLMFILGWLRLAYGLLKLRSQ, encoded by the coding sequence ATGAGGATTTTAGATAGAAATATAACGGCAACAGGAGCTTTTATCACCGCTGCCACCATTGCAATTGGGGGCTTCGGAGCCCATGGGCTCAAACAATTAATCGATGGTTCTTCCCTAGTTACGTTCGAAGTTGGTGTGCGCTACCAAATGTATCATGGATTGGCAATAGTTATTCTTGGTTTTGCACCTTGGCTTTCGGAGAAACTGAAAAAGGCCGTCTTTTGGTTCTTTATAATCGGAATTGTTTTTTTCTCTGGATCTATTTTTTTGCTTTCCTTAAATTCTATTTTACCTTTTGATGCCACCAAAATTGGTTTTATTACTCCTATTGGAGGCCTGATGTTTATCTTGGGCTGGCTACGATTGGCGTATGGGTTACTAAAACTCAGGAGCCAATAA
- a CDS encoding saccharopine dehydrogenase family protein, which translates to MRNILIIGAGRSATSLIRYLLNRSEAENLFITIGDISEAAAKRFTKDHRNTQGIQLDVFNEAQRKEAVKNSDLVISMLPARYHFEVAKDCIEYGKHMVTASYISKEMKSLDKEAKEKGLVLMNEIGLDPGIDHMSAMQVIDRVRAKGGKMLLFESFCGGLIAPESDNNLWNYKFTWNPRNVVLAGQGGAAEFIQEGKFKYIPYHRLFRRTEFINIEGFGKFEVLANRNSLQYQSVYGLDNILTLYRGTIRRVGFSKAWNMFVQLGMTDDTYVIPDSENLSYREFINLFLAYSPTDTVELKLRYALKIDQDDLMWEKLEELDIFSKEKTIGIKDATPAMALQKILEDKWTLDPEDKDMIVMYHKFGYELNGEKHQIDSHMALIGEDQTYTAMAKTVGLPVAIAALKILNGEIATPGVQLPIAKEVYEPILNELKEHGIIFREEEVNYLGYNPENLHLG; encoded by the coding sequence ATGAGAAACATATTAATAATAGGCGCAGGACGATCGGCAACAAGTTTAATACGATATCTGTTGAATCGAAGTGAAGCCGAAAACCTCTTTATAACGATAGGAGATATCTCCGAAGCAGCCGCAAAAAGATTCACAAAAGATCATAGAAATACACAAGGAATCCAATTGGATGTTTTTAACGAAGCGCAGCGAAAAGAAGCCGTAAAGAATAGTGATTTGGTTATTTCTATGCTGCCCGCACGTTACCACTTTGAGGTGGCGAAGGACTGTATTGAGTATGGAAAACATATGGTTACAGCTTCATATATAAGCAAGGAAATGAAGTCTCTTGATAAAGAAGCAAAGGAAAAAGGATTGGTGTTGATGAATGAGATTGGCCTCGATCCCGGAATTGACCATATGAGTGCAATGCAGGTTATTGACCGAGTGAGAGCTAAAGGCGGGAAAATGTTATTGTTCGAATCATTCTGTGGTGGCTTGATAGCTCCCGAAAGTGATAACAACCTTTGGAATTATAAATTTACATGGAATCCTCGGAATGTTGTTTTAGCAGGACAAGGTGGAGCAGCGGAATTTATTCAAGAAGGAAAATTCAAATATATTCCATATCACAGACTTTTTCGCAGGACGGAATTTATCAATATAGAAGGATTTGGCAAATTTGAGGTTCTTGCCAATCGCAACTCACTGCAGTACCAATCGGTTTACGGATTGGATAATATACTTACCCTTTACCGTGGAACCATACGAAGAGTAGGTTTTAGTAAAGCGTGGAACATGTTTGTCCAATTGGGAATGACAGATGATACCTATGTTATTCCAGACTCGGAAAATTTGAGCTATCGCGAATTTATAAATCTCTTTTTGGCATACTCTCCAACGGATACCGTAGAGTTAAAACTTCGATACGCTCTAAAAATAGATCAAGATGATTTGATGTGGGAAAAATTGGAAGAACTTGATATTTTCAGCAAAGAAAAAACTATTGGTATCAAAGATGCTACTCCCGCAATGGCACTTCAAAAAATACTGGAAGACAAATGGACTTTAGATCCAGAGGACAAAGATATGATTGTAATGTACCATAAATTCGGATATGAACTGAATGGAGAAAAACACCAGATAGACAGCCATATGGCATTAATAGGGGAAGATCAAACTTATACTGCCATGGCAAAAACAGTAGGACTTCCCGTGGCTATTGCTGCGTTGAAAATCCTAAATGGCGAAATAGCCACGCCAGGAGTTCAATTGCCAATTGCAAAAGAAGTTTACGAACCAATTCTAAATGAACTAAAGGAACATGGAATTATTTTTAGAGAAGAGGAGGTGAATTATCTAGGCTATAATCCTGAAAATCTACATCTGGGATAA
- the cls gene encoding cardiolipin synthase — protein sequence MNWILLLEIIYILIVIFTCGRVIYDTQSTTKTFAYLLAIIFLPFIGIIIYFSLGINYRKRKIYSKKIFGDDKRVAAIRKQISVDSKAIFSNKESPVINFKKLALLILNQTLSPIIGDNDVSLLLNGENKFPKVFEALKSAKDHIHIEYYIFNDDSVGCKIIDLLIEKAKEGVKVRFIYDDFGSRAIRKVQVPRLIAAGVEAFPFYRIKLISFANRLNYRNHRKIIIIDGTIGFVGGINVSDKYVNSTTEKEILFWRDTHLMIEGPAVRTLQYIFIGDWNYCSGTLLEPKDHFFPQMHRIPVEKGKIVQIVASGPDSDTALIEQSLMQAINLAKEEILITTPYFIPGLSLLDCLMLAAYSGIKIKLLVPGISDSHLVNFAARSYYGRLMKAGAEIYRYDKGFVHAKTMVVDKQLAIVGTANMDIRSFDLNFEVNAIVYDEEIAKELSQAFYDDLNCATKIDNEQWRTRSNAIQLIEKIAGLFSPLM from the coding sequence ATGAATTGGATTCTACTTCTTGAGATAATCTATATTCTTATTGTAATCTTTACTTGTGGCCGGGTCATTTATGATACACAGAGCACCACTAAGACCTTTGCCTATCTTCTAGCAATCATATTTTTACCGTTTATTGGAATTATTATTTATTTTTCCCTGGGCATCAATTATCGGAAACGTAAAATTTATAGTAAGAAGATTTTTGGTGATGATAAGAGGGTAGCCGCAATACGAAAGCAAATATCCGTGGATTCCAAAGCGATTTTCTCAAATAAGGAATCCCCAGTGATTAATTTTAAAAAACTCGCGCTTCTTATTCTTAACCAAACTCTTAGTCCTATTATTGGCGATAATGACGTTTCTCTGTTGTTGAACGGTGAAAATAAATTCCCAAAAGTGTTTGAAGCTTTAAAAAGCGCCAAGGACCACATCCATATTGAGTATTATATTTTTAATGATGATTCGGTAGGATGCAAAATAATAGATTTATTGATTGAGAAGGCCAAGGAAGGCGTGAAGGTTCGATTTATTTACGATGATTTTGGAAGCCGTGCAATCCGAAAGGTGCAAGTCCCACGATTAATTGCTGCAGGTGTAGAAGCATTTCCATTCTATCGTATAAAGCTTATTAGTTTCGCAAACAGGCTGAATTATCGTAACCACCGAAAGATAATTATAATTGATGGAACGATTGGATTTGTGGGAGGCATTAACGTCAGCGATAAATATGTTAACTCTACCACGGAAAAGGAGATCTTATTTTGGCGCGATACCCATTTGATGATTGAGGGTCCGGCAGTAAGGACCTTGCAATATATTTTTATAGGCGATTGGAACTATTGTTCAGGAACCTTGTTGGAACCTAAGGATCATTTCTTTCCTCAGATGCATCGAATTCCGGTTGAAAAAGGAAAAATTGTCCAAATTGTTGCAAGTGGTCCCGATTCTGATACCGCACTGATCGAACAATCCTTAATGCAGGCTATAAATCTCGCGAAGGAAGAAATTCTTATTACCACTCCTTATTTTATCCCCGGCCTGAGTCTGCTGGATTGTTTAATGCTAGCTGCATATAGTGGGATTAAGATAAAATTGTTGGTGCCTGGAATCTCAGATTCCCATTTGGTAAATTTTGCGGCGCGCTCCTATTATGGTCGGCTTATGAAAGCTGGCGCCGAGATTTATCGCTACGATAAGGGATTTGTGCATGCCAAAACCATGGTTGTGGATAAACAATTGGCCATAGTTGGCACGGCGAATATGGATATTCGAAGTTTCGATCTCAACTTTGAGGTAAATGCAATTGTTTATGACGAGGAAATTGCCAAAGAACTTTCACAAGCATTTTATGACGATTTAAATTGTGCAACAAAAATAGATAATGAACAATGGAGAACCCGCTCCAATGCAATCCAACTGATAGAAAAGATTGCTGGATTATTTTCGCCGTTGATGTGA
- a CDS encoding 2OG-Fe(II) oxygenase: MANELYEQLEFVENVLFERIIEDLLSKKYSIVNDFFSSEEVTILRDSLLAKYEADKFKKSAIGNRVNEEIDKTIRGDFILWMDEKSADMAELLFFSKINELVNYLNRTCFLGILHKEFHYAVYPTGTFYKRHLDTFQNDDRRKLSMVCYLNEDNWLPENGGELTIYSEKEDLDILPLPGRVVIFESQILEHEVKAVKASERLSITGWLKTR, encoded by the coding sequence ATGGCAAACGAGCTCTATGAGCAATTGGAATTTGTTGAGAATGTATTGTTCGAAAGAATTATTGAGGATTTACTTTCGAAAAAATACAGCATTGTAAACGACTTTTTTTCTTCGGAAGAAGTTACAATTTTGCGCGATTCACTTTTGGCAAAATACGAAGCCGATAAGTTTAAGAAATCTGCTATTGGAAACCGTGTAAATGAAGAAATAGATAAGACCATTCGTGGCGATTTTATTCTGTGGATGGATGAGAAGAGTGCTGATATGGCAGAATTGCTCTTTTTCTCCAAAATAAATGAGCTGGTAAATTATCTCAATAGAACTTGTTTTTTGGGAATTCTGCATAAGGAATTCCACTATGCGGTTTATCCTACGGGAACGTTTTACAAGAGGCACCTGGACACCTTTCAAAATGATGATCGCCGGAAACTTTCGATGGTCTGTTATTTAAATGAAGATAACTGGCTACCCGAAAATGGAGGAGAGCTTACTATTTATTCGGAAAAGGAAGATCTGGATATTTTGCCCTTACCAGGAAGAGTAGTTATTTTTGAAAGTCAGATATTGGAACACGAAGTAAAAGCAGTGAAGGCTTCCGAAAGACTCAGCATTACGGGTTGGCTAAAAACTAGATAA
- the recJ gene encoding single-stranded-DNA-specific exonuclease RecJ → MRWTLKPKPNPGKVDSLSKLLGVHPIIATLLVQRGIETYEEAKAFFRPSLSALHDPFLMKDMEKAVERIERAVANGENIMVYGDYDVDGTTSVALMSSFLKSYYPNVSTYIPDRYDEGYGISYKGIDFADDNDFTLIIALDCGIKAIDKVAYASEKNIDFIICDHHLPGKEIPKAVAVLDPKRLDCVYPYKELCGCGVGFKLIQALSQNLGLEIEHLVPYLDLVATAIGADIVPITGENRILAYYGLRVINTNPRTGFQAIIKQIKKQTLTITDVVFIIAPRINAAGRMKHGIHAVDLLTETNMEKAEVFASEIEKFNADRRETDKRITQEALAQIIQNKEEERRTTVVYHESWHKGVIGIVASRLTETYYRPTLVFTRSGERLAASARSVKDFDVYNALESCAQYIEQFGGHKYAAGLTLLEKDFEDFKMEFERVVSETIEPRLLHPEIHIDAEIDLEDITPKFYRIIKQFAPFGPGNMTPTFMTQNLRDVGYGKCVGEDQSHLRLVVKQDSSTQFIGIGFGMANKQDIACTGKPFKAVYSIDENEWQGNLSLQLRLKDIRE, encoded by the coding sequence ATGCGCTGGACTCTTAAACCAAAACCTAATCCTGGAAAAGTAGATTCCCTTTCAAAATTGTTGGGTGTACATCCTATTATTGCAACCTTATTGGTCCAGCGTGGCATTGAAACTTATGAGGAAGCCAAAGCATTTTTTAGGCCGAGTTTAAGCGCACTGCATGATCCTTTTCTTATGAAGGATATGGAAAAGGCCGTAGAACGCATTGAAAGGGCTGTAGCCAATGGCGAAAATATAATGGTTTATGGCGATTACGATGTGGATGGAACAACGAGCGTGGCGCTAATGTCTTCTTTTCTGAAAAGTTATTATCCAAATGTTTCAACCTATATTCCGGACCGATATGACGAAGGTTATGGAATTTCATATAAAGGAATCGATTTTGCCGATGATAATGATTTCACCTTAATAATCGCACTGGATTGTGGGATTAAGGCCATCGATAAGGTAGCTTATGCTTCCGAAAAAAACATCGACTTCATTATTTGCGACCATCATTTGCCTGGAAAGGAGATTCCAAAAGCGGTTGCTGTTTTAGATCCAAAACGCTTGGATTGCGTTTACCCATATAAAGAACTGTGTGGATGTGGAGTTGGTTTTAAATTAATACAAGCCTTGTCTCAAAATCTCGGATTGGAGATTGAGCACCTTGTCCCGTATTTGGATTTGGTAGCGACTGCTATTGGTGCAGATATTGTCCCCATCACAGGGGAAAATAGAATTCTTGCCTATTATGGACTTCGGGTTATAAACACCAATCCCCGCACGGGTTTTCAGGCTATTATAAAGCAGATTAAGAAACAAACTCTTACAATCACTGATGTTGTTTTTATCATCGCACCCCGGATTAACGCGGCGGGAAGAATGAAACACGGAATTCACGCTGTGGATCTGCTCACGGAAACAAATATGGAGAAAGCAGAGGTGTTTGCCAGTGAAATTGAAAAATTCAACGCCGATCGGAGGGAGACGGATAAGAGAATCACCCAAGAAGCTCTTGCTCAAATAATTCAGAATAAGGAGGAGGAAAGAAGGACCACCGTGGTTTATCACGAGAGTTGGCATAAGGGAGTTATTGGAATAGTGGCATCCCGATTGACGGAAACCTATTATCGCCCAACCTTGGTTTTTACCCGTAGTGGTGAGCGATTGGCAGCATCAGCACGCTCGGTTAAAGATTTCGATGTGTACAATGCCTTGGAAAGCTGCGCACAGTATATTGAACAATTTGGAGGACATAAGTATGCGGCCGGCTTGACATTGTTGGAAAAGGATTTTGAGGATTTTAAGATGGAATTTGAGCGGGTGGTTTCAGAAACAATTGAGCCACGCTTGCTACATCCCGAAATACATATTGATGCGGAGATAGATTTGGAGGATATTACCCCGAAATTCTACAGGATTATAAAACAATTCGCTCCTTTTGGTCCCGGTAATATGACCCCTACTTTTATGACCCAAAATTTGAGAGATGTGGGATATGGAAAATGCGTGGGGGAGGACCAGTCACATTTACGACTGGTAGTAAAACAAGATAGTTCTACCCAATTTATTGGTATTGGATTTGGAATGGCGAATAAACAGGATATAGCATGCACAGGGAAGCCTTTTAAAGCCGTTTATAGTATTGATGAGAATGAATGGCAGGGAAATTTGAGTTTGCAACTAAGGTTAAAGGATATTCGCGAGTGA
- a CDS encoding 6-pyruvoyl trahydropterin synthase family protein — MKQIRITKIFSFETGHALYGYDGKCRNVHGHSYKLSVTVIGSPISDSNNVKYGMVIDFSDLKKIVKEEIVDVFDHATVFNKNTPHVQLAKELSDRDHSVLLVDYQPTSEMMVIDFSEKIKKRLPEGIKLHSLKLQETDSSYAEWYSEDN, encoded by the coding sequence ATGAAACAAATACGTATTACCAAGATTTTTTCTTTTGAGACCGGACACGCCCTTTATGGTTACGATGGAAAGTGCAGAAATGTTCACGGACATAGCTACAAACTTTCGGTAACGGTTATTGGCAGTCCTATTTCGGATAGCAATAATGTAAAATACGGAATGGTGATAGATTTCAGTGATCTAAAAAAAATAGTTAAGGAAGAAATCGTAGATGTTTTTGACCACGCCACGGTTTTCAATAAAAACACTCCTCACGTGCAGTTGGCCAAAGAACTCAGTGACCGCGATCATAGCGTTCTTTTGGTAGATTATCAGCCCACAAGTGAAATGATGGTTATCGATTTTTCTGAGAAAATAAAAAAAAGGTTGCCAGAAGGAATAAAACTACATTCACTAAAACTTCAAGAAACGGATAGCAGTTATGCGGAATGGTACTCTGAGGATAATTAA
- the pckA gene encoding phosphoenolpyruvate carboxykinase (ATP): MVDNNQTKRTISLEKYGIENATVLYQLSSKELHDKTLELGQGEEAASGALSVNTGEFTGRSPKDRFIVKDNVTEDKVWWGDINIPFSPEKFDALYNKVTDYLSGKEIYVRDSYAGADMSRKLNIRVITETPWANKFAHNMFLRPTDQELKTFEPEWLLINAPGFMADPDEDGTRQHNFAILNFSRKIVLIGGTGYTGEIKKGIFSALNFIMPVDKNTLPMHCSANVGDNGETAIFFGLSGTGKTTLSADPNRKLIGDDEHGWTPENSIFNFEGGCYAKVINLDEEHEPDIYNAIKPGAILENVKLDKDGNVDFADTSITQNTRVSYPIYHINNIQEPSVGQNPKNIFMLTADAFGVLPPISKLTPGQAAYHFISGYTAKVAGTEEGINEPTPNFSACFGAPFMPLHPTEYAEMLSKKMKEAGVDVWLVNTGWTGGPYGVGSRMKLKYTRAMIAAALDGELREVEFEKHPIFNLMMPKSCPNVPSEVLNPRETWKDKEAYDKKAKELANSFKKNFAKYESYANEEILAGAPVSE; this comes from the coding sequence ATGGTGGATAATAATCAGACTAAAAGAACGATTTCATTAGAAAAATATGGAATCGAAAACGCAACAGTTCTTTATCAACTTTCTTCCAAGGAACTACACGACAAAACGCTAGAGTTAGGACAAGGGGAAGAGGCCGCCAGCGGTGCACTCTCTGTAAACACCGGAGAATTTACCGGAAGAAGTCCGAAGGATAGATTTATCGTAAAGGACAATGTTACCGAGGATAAAGTATGGTGGGGAGATATAAATATCCCATTTTCTCCCGAAAAATTTGATGCACTTTACAATAAAGTTACCGATTACCTTTCCGGCAAGGAAATATATGTACGCGACAGTTATGCAGGAGCAGATATGAGTCGTAAACTTAACATTCGCGTAATTACCGAAACTCCTTGGGCCAATAAGTTTGCACATAATATGTTTTTGCGCCCAACAGATCAGGAGTTGAAAACTTTTGAGCCTGAGTGGCTTTTAATAAATGCTCCGGGTTTTATGGCAGATCCCGATGAAGATGGAACACGCCAACACAATTTTGCAATTTTGAACTTTTCTAGGAAGATTGTTCTTATTGGTGGTACTGGCTATACAGGAGAAATTAAGAAAGGAATTTTCTCCGCTCTTAACTTTATTATGCCCGTAGATAAAAACACCCTGCCGATGCACTGTTCTGCAAATGTGGGTGATAATGGTGAAACAGCGATTTTCTTCGGTCTTTCTGGAACGGGTAAAACAACTCTTTCCGCAGATCCTAACCGAAAACTGATCGGGGATGACGAACACGGATGGACTCCTGAAAATAGCATTTTCAATTTTGAAGGTGGTTGCTATGCCAAGGTGATCAATCTTGATGAAGAGCACGAACCGGATATTTATAATGCTATTAAACCGGGCGCTATTCTTGAGAATGTGAAACTTGATAAAGACGGGAATGTTGATTTTGCAGATACATCTATAACACAGAATACTCGGGTCAGTTATCCGATCTATCATATTAACAACATTCAGGAACCTTCGGTTGGGCAAAACCCGAAGAATATCTTCATGTTGACGGCTGATGCTTTTGGGGTATTGCCTCCAATCTCAAAATTAACTCCAGGCCAGGCCGCTTATCACTTTATCAGTGGTTATACCGCTAAAGTTGCAGGAACTGAGGAAGGAATTAACGAGCCAACTCCAAACTTTTCGGCTTGTTTTGGTGCTCCTTTTATGCCACTTCATCCTACTGAATATGCCGAGATGCTGAGCAAGAAAATGAAAGAAGCCGGAGTGGATGTATGGTTGGTCAATACAGGATGGACTGGTGGTCCTTATGGTGTTGGGTCTAGAATGAAGCTTAAATATACCCGCGCCATGATCGCTGCGGCGTTGGACGGAGAATTAAGAGAAGTAGAATTTGAAAAACATCCTATTTTTAATCTTATGATGCCTAAATCTTGTCCTAATGTACCTTCAGAGGTTTTGAATCCTAGAGAGACTTGGAAGGATAAGGAAGCGTACGATAAAAAGGCTAAAGAATTGGCCAACTCCTTTAAGAAGAACTTCGCTAAATACGAATCTTATGCCAATGAAGAAATTCTAGCTGGCGCCCCAGTCTCGGAATAA
- a CDS encoding MATE family efflux transporter, whose translation MGLTDISFKRIQQLAIPAIISGIAEPVLSATDAAIVGNIQEFGMESLAAVGIVGSFLSAIIWILAQTRSAIATIVAQNLAAGKLKDLHNFPAQAIYFNLVLSLIVLFSTYFFVEEIFSLMNAEGMVLDFSIDYYNIRVWGFPLTLFTFAVFGIFRGLQNTFWPMIIASVGAALNIGLDFMLVYGIEGIILPMGIKGAAWASLLSQLVMAILAFVLLLQKTDISLRLKLPLHPEMRRLVEMSFNLFLRSLALNTALILATREAADLGNEYIAAHTIAFNVWIFTAFFLDGYGAAGNILSGKLLGERNFKDLWELTKKVNLYNIIVALALVLIGLFLYKPVGLLFNKDENVLSIFYGMFFLVLICLPLNAIAFTFDSIFKGLGEMRYLRNVLIGATLFGFIPVLYFTKFMDWGLKGIWLAMIIWVAYRGIALIFKYQRKYIPLIEV comes from the coding sequence ATGGGCCTAACAGATATTTCGTTTAAGCGAATCCAGCAATTAGCCATTCCCGCAATAATTTCTGGAATCGCAGAACCTGTGCTTTCGGCTACAGATGCAGCTATTGTGGGAAACATTCAGGAATTTGGGATGGAATCACTCGCCGCAGTAGGAATTGTAGGTTCCTTTTTGTCGGCAATTATCTGGATCTTGGCTCAAACCCGCAGTGCTATCGCTACCATAGTGGCGCAAAATTTGGCGGCCGGAAAGTTAAAGGATCTCCACAATTTTCCCGCCCAAGCTATTTACTTCAACCTTGTTCTCAGTCTTATTGTCCTATTCTCCACTTATTTCTTTGTCGAGGAAATTTTTTCCTTGATGAATGCCGAGGGAATGGTTCTAGATTTCAGCATCGACTACTATAATATCCGAGTATGGGGCTTTCCGCTCACACTTTTTACTTTTGCTGTTTTCGGGATTTTTCGAGGTCTTCAAAATACGTTTTGGCCAATGATAATCGCTTCTGTAGGAGCGGCATTAAATATAGGCTTGGACTTTATGTTGGTTTACGGAATTGAGGGAATTATATTACCAATGGGAATTAAAGGCGCCGCTTGGGCAAGTCTTCTTTCACAACTTGTAATGGCCATTTTGGCTTTTGTTCTGCTTCTTCAAAAGACAGATATATCATTGAGACTAAAACTCCCTTTACATCCCGAAATGCGACGGTTGGTAGAGATGAGTTTTAATTTGTTTTTACGCTCCCTGGCTCTAAACACCGCATTAATCCTTGCAACACGCGAAGCAGCCGATTTGGGAAATGAATATATCGCCGCCCATACCATAGCCTTTAATGTCTGGATTTTTACAGCGTTTTTTCTGGACGGGTACGGAGCAGCAGGGAATATTCTATCTGGGAAACTCTTGGGAGAACGCAATTTTAAAGACTTATGGGAGCTGACCAAAAAAGTGAATTTATATAATATTATTGTCGCCTTGGCTTTGGTTTTGATCGGTTTATTTCTCTATAAACCTGTGGGATTGTTATTTAATAAGGACGAAAATGTACTTTCTATATTCTACGGAATGTTCTTTTTGGTTTTGATCTGTCTTCCCTTAAACGCCATTGCTTTTACTTTCGATTCCATTTTTAAGGGTTTAGGAGAAATGCGATATTTAAGAAATGTACTTATTGGCGCAACCCTATTTGGATTTATTCCCGTGCTTTATTTTACTAAGTTTATGGATTGGGGACTCAAGGGTATTTGGCTGGCCATGATTATTTGGGTTGCATACCGAGGAATTGCGCTAATTTTCAAATACCAAAGGAAATATATTCCCCTTATAGAAGTATAG
- a CDS encoding ribose-phosphate pyrophosphokinase has translation MPTLAPEPKIFACKQSEALGKDIADAFGTDLGNVITSHYSDGEFQPSFEESVRGSRVFLIGSTYPNSDHLMELLLMIDAAKRSSARHITAVIPYFGWARQDRKDKPRVPIAAKLVAKMLETAGATRIITMDLHADQIQGFFEKPVDHLFASTIFLPYLRSLNLDNLTIASPDMGGSKRAYAYSKFLNSDVVICYKQREKANIISHMELIGDVQGKNVVLVDDMVDTAGTLTTAADLMMERGAVSVRAVCTHPLLSGNAYERIEKSQLVELIVSDTIPTKKSDKIRVISCAKLFADVMLSVNANKSISGKFLM, from the coding sequence ATGCCAACCCTTGCACCCGAACCAAAAATTTTTGCCTGTAAACAAAGTGAAGCCCTTGGAAAAGATATAGCCGATGCTTTCGGAACCGATCTGGGGAATGTAATAACTTCCCATTATTCCGATGGAGAGTTCCAGCCATCATTTGAAGAATCTGTTCGCGGTAGCCGTGTATTTTTAATCGGTTCTACTTATCCTAATAGCGACCACTTGATGGAGCTTTTGTTGATGATTGACGCTGCAAAACGTTCCTCTGCCAGGCACATTACCGCCGTAATACCTTATTTTGGTTGGGCACGCCAGGATAGAAAGGATAAACCACGAGTTCCTATTGCTGCAAAATTAGTCGCCAAAATGCTGGAGACTGCCGGTGCTACGCGGATTATTACAATGGATCTTCACGCCGACCAAATTCAAGGATTTTTTGAGAAACCCGTGGATCACCTTTTTGCATCTACTATTTTTCTTCCCTATCTACGAAGTCTAAACTTAGACAACCTTACCATCGCATCTCCCGATATGGGCGGTTCAAAAAGAGCATATGCCTATTCCAAATTTCTTAATAGTGATGTGGTAATTTGCTATAAGCAAAGAGAAAAGGCCAATATTATTTCGCACATGGAACTTATAGGAGACGTACAAGGAAAGAATGTTGTTCTTGTTGATGATATGGTCGATACAGCGGGTACTCTTACCACTGCCGCCGACTTGATGATGGAACGAGGTGCGGTTAGCGTTCGTGCAGTTTGCACGCATCCTTTGCTTTCTGGAAATGCTTATGAGCGTATTGAAAAATCGCAGTTAGTGGAATTGATTGTTTCAGATACCATCCCTACCAAGAAAAGTGATAAGATAAGAGTAATTAGTTGCGCAAAACTCTTTGCCGATGTGATGCTCAGTGTAAATGCAAATAAATCCATCAGCGGGAAGTTTTTAATGTAG